GTTAGCTTTATTCTTTGGTCAGGTTCCTGAATAACTGCCATGTCTTTTCTGAAAAAAATCATTCTTACTCTTGCGCGCAAATGCAACCTTACGCTTTTGAAAGGAGATCATTCGCAGGAAAGCCAGAAAATGGCAGCACCTGAATTAAAATCCGGGTTGGTGAAAAATTGCCGCGTTCTTCCTTCGAGAAACGCCATTCTTCCTTTGCTTCCGAAAGGAGGCATGATTGCAGAAGTGGGTGTGGGCTGGGGTGGTTTTTCAGAAGAGTTGATAAAAATTCTGCAACCGGAAAAATTTTTTGCGATCGATCTGTTCAATTCTAAATCGGAGAATTCTCCCTTTCTCAAACACATTCCGGCGGGAACAGCACAGCTTGATTATTACAATAAAAAATTTGCCTTACAGATCAGCGAAGGAAAATTAGAAGTGAGAAAAGGATATTCATGGGATATCCTGAAAGAATTCCCGGATCATTTTTTCGACTATATCTATCTCGATGCTGACCATTCTTACGATGCGGTAAAAAAAGATCTTGAACGGATACTTTCGAAAATAAAACCTTCAGGGTTGATACAACTGAATGATTACACCGTTTATGATCCGGTGAATATGCAACCCTACGGTGTGAAGAAAGCTGCCAACGAATTTATGAACGACAATAATTATGAAATGATCTGGTACGGACTTGATCGGTTGGGTTTTGATGATATTGTCATTCGCAAAGTTGAACAGGATTGAAAATCAAATGCAGTTTATAATGTGCAGCCGGAACACGGGAACTTTCTTCTCTTAACTTTGATCATCCCATTTTTTCTATATGAGTAAAGAAACAATTCTCGTCATCGGTTCTTCCGGCCAGATCGGAACAGAACTCGTGATGGCGCTCAGAAAAATTTCCGGCAATGACAACGTCATCGCTGCCGATCTTAAATCCTCTTCACCGGAAGTGATGCAGAGTGGCCCGTTCGAAACGCTGGATGCACTCGATAAGAATAAATTGTTCGGAATCGTGAAAAAATATTCGGTGAAAGAAATTTATCTTTTGGCTGCTTTATTATCGGCCACCGCCGAACAGAATCCTGCTTTTGCGTGGAAACTCAATATGGAAAGTCTTTTTCATGTGCTCGATCTTGGGAAAGAAGGCCACATTAAAAAAATTTACTGGCCCAGTTCAATCGCAGTTTTTGGCCCCACTACACCGCGTGAAAATACACCGCAGTTCACGGTTATCGAACCAGTCACAATTTATGGGATCAGCAAACTTGCAGGCGAACGGTGGTGCGAATGGTATTTCAGAAAATTCGGTGTCGATTCAAGAAGTCTTCGTTATCCCGGACTTATAGGATGGAAATCGGCGCCGGGTGGCGGAACTACTGATTATGCTGTACATATTTTTCATGAAGCGCTTAATAAAAATTCCTATGA
The Bacteroidota bacterium genome window above contains:
- a CDS encoding class I SAM-dependent methyltransferase, translating into MSFLKKIILTLARKCNLTLLKGDHSQESQKMAAPELKSGLVKNCRVLPSRNAILPLLPKGGMIAEVGVGWGGFSEELIKILQPEKFFAIDLFNSKSENSPFLKHIPAGTAQLDYYNKKFALQISEGKLEVRKGYSWDILKEFPDHFFDYIYLDADHSYDAVKKDLERILSKIKPSGLIQLNDYTVYDPVNMQPYGVKKAANEFMNDNNYEMIWYGLDRLGFDDIVIRKVEQD
- a CDS encoding NAD-dependent epimerase/dehydratase family protein; the encoded protein is MSKETILVIGSSGQIGTELVMALRKISGNDNVIAADLKSSSPEVMQSGPFETLDALDKNKLFGIVKKYSVKEIYLLAALLSATAEQNPAFAWKLNMESLFHVLDLGKEGHIKKIYWPSSIAVFGPTTPRENTPQFTVIEPVTIYGISKLAGERWCEWYFRKFGVDSRSLRYPGLIGWKSAPGGGTTDYAVHIFHEALNKNSYECFLQPDTTLPMMYMPDAIRATIEIMQAPADSIRIRGAYNLAGMSFSPADIANIICEYCKGFTITYQPDFRQKIADTWPKSIDDREAGKDWGWKPEFDLPKMSADMFANLRKMMVSH